GCGTCGCTCCCTCAAGGAGAGTTGCCCTTAAATCGGCTTGTGCTAAATTAGCACCATCCAGCAAAGCATATTCCAAATTTGTACCGCCTAAATAAGCATTACGCAAATCGGCATCTTGGAGATTAGCCCCACGCAAATTAGCTTGAGAAAGATCGGCACCGCGCAAATCTGAACCGCTCAAGTCAGCGCGATTATTTGATAAATTAAGTCCTCTGAGATTAGCTCCTGTTAAGTCGCAACCGGGACAAAGATAGCTTCTTCTGAGTCGATCCACATCAGCCAAATTTTCGGCAATTACAGGTGTAGCTAATCCCATAGCGAGAATAACAGTAGCGATCGCCCAATTTTTCTTCATGTTTCCTTTTTTCGATTTGTTGGTTGGGGATTGGGTTCAGTTATCAGTAAACAGTTAGCAGTTACCACCCCAACAGTAAACAGTAAACAGTAAACAGTAAACAGTAAACAGTAAACAGTGAAAAGTTTATTCGCTAATTGCTTCTTGTCTCCAATCTCTACTGATAACTGAAAACTGATAACTGAAAACTGAAAACTGAAAACTGATAACTGATAACTGATAACCCCCTCTTCCCTTAGACTCCACATTCGGAAAGAAGGATTCAAGAAACTCAGACTACGGGTAGAGAAAGCCAACCACGTAAGAAATAGTAAACAGAAGCCAAATACTCATCAATCACTCGCGTAGTTACCGTTAAAGCTTGAACCGAAGGCAGAAAATCAACAAAATCTAAACGTCGCCTGGGTGTAGCTAAGGGCTGAAATGTATAAAAATCAGTCGGTCGAGGAACCACTTCTAAACCAGCATTAGCAAAAGTAAGAGTAGCGCGACGAACATTAATCGCCGAAGTAACCAGAATAACTGGTTCGTCTGCCAAGCCTCGCTGAGTTAAAATTTCCCTGACTTGAATTGCAGAAGTACGCAAATCAACTCCTGTCGGTTCGATCTCAATCCGATTGCGGGGAACGCCAAATCTTTCTAGCAAGTCAGCCACATCATTAGCTTCGATTCGCCTTTCTGCTGGTCCTTCTAAATTAGCTCTCGGTCCGGCACTAACAATCACCAAAGGTGCAGAACCTTCTTGATAAAGCTGGGCAGTATAGAGAAGGAGAGATCCTCGGTCTGTTAACTGAATCTGAGTACGATAAGGTAAATAAGGCTCAGTGGTTCCCTGTGCTAACAAAACAATCGCTCCCGCATCTTGCGCTCCGAAGGGAGTCAGGGGAACTGGACATTCTACCTCACAAATCTCTGTGCGTAGCTGTTCGACTCGAATCGCTTCTTGTTCTGCCGCCTGTGCCAAACTGTAAGCAACTACAGGTAAACTCGAAAATAGCAAAATTATGAATGCTGCCCAGATTAATCCCGGTCCGGGCTTGCTGATACCTCCTTTTTTGATGCGTATTGCCCCTAAAAACAGTAGGAAAATCGCCAAGCCCAAAGGTCGAAACAAAACTGAGAGGAGACTCCAAGCTGGAAGAACTACCGGAGTATTGGGATCGATAAAACCAACAATAATAATCGATAAAAGTAAGATTGCCCCAACAATAGCTAACCACCGTCTGGGAATGAGCCGCACCAGCAGGTTATACAGTAGTATGCCAATCAGCAGCCACAGGAGGATTCGGGTAATTAGTAAGAACATAGGAATTAGTTGTTAGTGGTCATTTTTCTGTTTTTAGAGGAGCAGTGGTTGCAATTACCTCACCAAGAGCATAGTATTTGTCGGTAATTGACACAATCGTCTTTTATGCTTATATTTTGCTTATCTTTTTGCAGACCTTCTGGAGTTAGATAACGTTGAATTTGTCTTGGTTGGGCTTTCCTGAACTAATTATACGATCGCGCCACCAGGTAAAATTTTTTGAGATAATAGCGATCGCTACTTTTATCTGTAGTTGAAAAAATGGTTTTGCCTCGACTTTTTTCCATTTTCCGTATCTTTTTGCTTGCTGGTTTTTTGGTCTTTCCTGCTTGTCAAAAAGAACCAGCTTCTCTGACTCGTCCTGAACCTTTACCACAAGATCCTTTGATCAAAGTTTATTTCAATAATAATCAAACTAGAGGCGCTGATTACACTGAACCTTATCGAAAGATAACTCGACCGGGGGATGATTTGGAAACAATTATTATTGATGCTATTAATTCGGCAAACTCTACTATCGATCTTGCCGTTCAAGAGTTTCGTTTACCAAAAGTCGCCCAAGCTCTCGCTGAACGTCACCAAGCAGGAGTCCCAGTTAGAGTAATCTTAGAAAATACCTATAATCGTCCTTGGAGTAGCTTGACTGACACAGAAGTAAGCAAACTTAATCTAAGAGAAAAAAGACGCTATCTCGATGCAATTGCTCTCATCGATCTTAATAAAGATAATCAACTTAGCACTGAAGAAATTAACGAACGAGATGCCTTGATTATCTTGAAAAATGCAGGTATTCCTATTCTTGACGATACCGCCGACGGTTCTA
The genomic region above belongs to Oscillatoria salina IIICB1 and contains:
- a CDS encoding YdcF family protein; the encoded protein is MFLLITRILLWLLIGILLYNLLVRLIPRRWLAIVGAILLLSIIIVGFIDPNTPVVLPAWSLLSVLFRPLGLAIFLLFLGAIRIKKGGISKPGPGLIWAAFIILLFSSLPVVAYSLAQAAEQEAIRVEQLRTEICEVECPVPLTPFGAQDAGAIVLLAQGTTEPYLPYRTQIQLTDRGSLLLYTAQLYQEGSAPLVIVSAGPRANLEGPAERRIEANDVADLLERFGVPRNRIEIEPTGVDLRTSAIQVREILTQRGLADEPVILVTSAINVRRATLTFANAGLEVVPRPTDFYTFQPLATPRRRLDFVDFLPSVQALTVTTRVIDEYLASVYYFLRGWLSLPVV